The following proteins are encoded in a genomic region of Corylus avellana chromosome ca4, CavTom2PMs-1.0:
- the LOC132177489 gene encoding myb-related protein 308-like, translated as MRKPCCEKQDTNKGAWSKQEDQKLTDYIRKHGEGCWRTLPQAAGLLRCGKSCRLRWINYLRPDLKRGNFAEDEEDLIIKLHALLGNRWSLIAGRLPGRTDNEVKNYWNSHLRRKLINMGIDPNNHRLSNNRPRLDQPPNFTSSCATLSDHQLKCPPHHHPKSRGENDQVSDAGSCFEEDSSGMAADLNLDLKISIPFTSLANAEEEQKHNIACNSSTELDFSATTPSPALLLFR; from the exons ATGAGGAAACCTTGCTGTGAGAAGCAAGATACCAATAAAGGAGCTTGGTCCAAGCAAGAAGACCAAAAGCTCACAGATTACATTCGAAAACACGGCGAAGGTTGCTGGCGTACCCTCCCTCAGGCTGcag GCCTCCTACGGTGCGGTAAAAGTTGTAGGCTGAGATGGATAAACTATCTACGGCCGGACCTTAAAAGAGGCAACTTTGCTGAAGACGAAGAAGATCTCATCATAAAGCTTCATGCACTCCTAGGCAACCG GTGGTCGTTAATAGCTGGGAGATTGCCGGGACGTACGGACAATGAAGTGAAAAACTACTGGAACTCTCACCTAAGAAGAAAGCTCATAAACATGGGTATTGATCCGAATAATCACCGGTTGAGCAACAATCGCCCTCGCCTTGACCAACCCCCGAATTTTACATCCTCTTGTGCAACATTATCTGATCATCAGTTGAAATGCCCTCCTCATCATCATCCAAAATCCCGAGGCGAAAACGATCAAGTCTCTGACGCCGGAAGTTGCTTCGAGGAGGACTCGAGTGGCATGGCGGCGGATTTAAACCTTGATCTAAAAATAAGCATTCCTTTTACTTCACTTGCTAATGCCGAAGAGGAGCAAAAACATAATATTGCGTGTAATTCATCGACAGAGCTAGACTTCAGTGCTACTACTCCCTCTCCTGCGCTTCTGCTCTTTAGATAA